In Desulfallas thermosapovorans DSM 6562, the DNA window CTGGCCGAAGTGACCGAGGGAAGGGAGCTATTGCGCCTGGACCCTACCGCCAGGCTGGACGGTTGGAATGATGTAAGACCCCAGGTCCGCCGCTGTGGCCGGGGAGCTTTGCTAGAGCCCCAGGAGTTGTGGCATGTATGGCAAACCCTGGCCGCTTGCAGGCAAATTAAACACTTTTTCAGTGAACGGCAGGACAGGTACCCTCGTTTAAATGAAATAGCCCAGGGATTGGGCACCTTTAAAGAACTGGAGAAAAGGATTGCCGAAGCCATAGCCCCCGGCGGCGAAATACTGGACCGGGCAACAGAGCGTTTATTCAGTATAAGACGGCGGTTGGCTACAGCCCAGCAACGCATTAAAGACCGGTTAAACGAAATTATCCGGTCAACCAGCTACCAGAAATACCTGCAGGATCCCATTGTTACCATGCGGGAAGGTCGTTATGTGGTGCCTGTAAAGCAAGAATACCGCTCCCAGGTACCCGGTATCGTACATGACCAATCGGCCAGTGGGGCCACCTTGTTTATAGAGCCTATGCCGGTGGTGGAGGCTAACAACGAAGTGCGCACGCTCCTGGCGGAAGAAAAACAGGAGATCACCCGTATACTGACGGAACTTTCCAACGCAGTGGGCGGGCAGGCTGAGGAACTTTTGTACGCCCTGGAAAACTTGGCCCGGCTGGATTTCATCATGGCCAAGGCCCGTTACAGCGCCAGCCTGGACGCCTGGGCACCCCGTATTGTTCCCGAGGCCAGGCTGGATATACGGCAGGGTCGCCACCCCCTTTTGCCGGGAAAGGCTGTGCCCATCAGCATTTCACTGGGTGAGGCATTTGACATGCTGGTAATTACCGGACCCAATACCGGTGGTAAGACAGTGTCCCTTAAAACGGTGGGATTGCTGGTACTTATGGCCCATGCTGGCCTGCATGTGCCCGCGGAGGACGGTACGGTAATCGGCATGTTTGACCGGGTGTATGCTGACATTGGCGACGAGCAGAGCATTGAGCAGTCTTTAAGCACCTTTTCGTCCCATACCACCAATATAGTAAACATATTGCACGGGGCCGGCAACAAAAGCCTGGTGCTATTGGATGAACTGGGGGCGGGCACCGACCCCACCGAAGGTTCCGCCCTGGCCCGGGCCATTCTGGAACAACTGCGTTTGCAGGGGGCCAAGGTGGTGGCCACCACCCACTACGGAGAACTGAAAAGCTATGCCTTTGCCAGCGATCGGGTGGAAAACGCCAGCGTGGAATTTGATCCCCAAACACTGCGTCCCACTTACCGGCTGCTCACCGGGCGGCCCGGTCGCAGCAACGCCTTTGAAATAGCGTTGCGTTTAGGGCTTGACGAATCCGTGGTGCAAAGGGCCAGGGGATATCTCACCGAGGAACAGGTGCAGGTGGCCGATCTAATGCGGGAATTGGAAAAAGCTCGCGCCCAGGCCGAACAGGATCAGCTTGATGCCGCAAGAATCCGCCGGGAAGCCGAACAATACAGGGAACAATATTTGACCCGGGCGGAAAAAATCGACCAGCGCAAGGATGAAATAATCTCCCGGGCTATTGCCGAAGCCAGGGAAACCGTGAAAAAGGCCCGGTTGGAGGCCGAGCAGCTTGTGGAAGAATTGCGGGCGGCTCTGAAAGAGGAATCAAGCCACAATCGCGAACAATCCATTACCAACGCCAGGCAGCGTTTAAAACAACTGCAGTCCAAATTGCAGGCCAAAGAACCCGCCGCTGCCCCCGGGCGTCCTGGTGAGGCTGTCACCGAGGTAAAACCCGGTGATGAGGTTTTTATACCTAAATACGGGCAGCACGGTGTGGTGCTGGAGGCACCCGGCCCGGATGACCAGGTTCAGGTACAGGTGGGTATAATCAGGATGACCATACCCCGCCGTGAACTGCGCCAGGCCACGACAAAAGAAACAGACCGGCCGCAGCGCACCGGTATAGGCCAACTGGTACAGCAAAAGGCCAGGGACATATCCCCCCGGTTGGACATGCGCGGTATGCGGGTGGATGAAGGGCTGGCCGAGGTGGAAAAATATCTGGACGATGCTTGTGTAGCCGGGCTGCCGGTGATACAGCTGGTTCACGGCAAAGGTACCGGGGCGCTGCGGGCCGCCGTGCACAAATTATTAAAGGAGCACCGCAGGGTCAAAAACTATCGCTTGGGCGAACAGGGCGAAGGGGGCAGCGGGGTAACCGTGGTGGAATTAAAATAGCGTTAAAAGCACCATCAATATAGTGGCGCAAATGATACTTTAAGAGTTTGTTCGAAAAGTAGGCTTTGGTGTCAGGTATTGAAACATGCCTTTCCAGGGCACAAAACGTCATGAAAGAATTCTTTCAGACTTTCAACACCTGGCATCTATAAGTGAGCACCGCAAAACCTTATCCAACACGGAGATTCAATAGGATTGGTACTAAAAAACCTTAGCCCGGTGCCGGGCCAAGGTTTTTTATTTCATCCTTCAGGTAATTAAATTTATAAATCGGTGCCTGTATTGTTCGGCATGTATAAACCGTTATTGTTTCTGGAACGCCTGTCCGCCGGATGCCCCTGGTTGTCTACACCGTTTTCAGCGTCATTCCCGGGGATGGTTATGTTTACGTCCGTATTTACTTCCTCTTCCGGGTTGGTAACACTGTCAATGCCGTGCACATCACATATTTTGGTCGGTACCCGCAGGTTATAATCCGCCACCGCCGGTGATGAGGTATAGGGTAGTTTTAGCATGACCCGGGTGATTCTTTCCGGGCAATACTGGTTGGGTAACAGCCCCGTGGTGGCGCACACTTCGGTTAACACATGCACATTATCATGTTTGGACGGTACGGTACCGGAAGCAAAAAGATCGGTCACCATGTGTTCCGGCGGTGTATTGGGGCCGGGCAAAAGCCCTGACTTGCTGTCCACGGTGGCCGAAGTCAGGCCCTGTGGTCTGGTGAAATCGTGGGATGGAATTCCCTGGTGCGCCTGCCGCATCACCTCCCGCCATATTTGGGCGGGATAAGTACCCCCATAACTGTGAGGCATTTTCACAGGGGTGTCGTAACCGATCCAGACCACACCCACCAGATCCGGCGTATAACCGGCGAACCAGATATCCTTACCATCGTCCGTGGTACCGGTTTTCCCCGCCACCGGGCGGCCGATTTGGGCGCCGGTGCCGGTGCCGGATTGTACCACTGATTTCATCATATCAGTCAATAGATAAGCCGTAGTTTCCTTCATTGCCCTGCGGGGGGTTCGTTCTGCCTCGAATAAAACGGTACCATCGTAGTCTTCCACCTTTAAAATGGAAACAGGATCGATATAGAGACCGTTATTAGCAATTGCAGCATATGCTCCCGCCAGTTGCATCGGAGTTACACCATGTTTCAAGCCGCCAAGTGCTATGGCCGGACCCGTGGGGTCGATGTTAATGTTCATCCGGGCGGCAAAATTAACGGCATTGGATATTTGTACGTGATCCATAAGAAGTTTTACTGCCACGATATTGACCGAATGGGTCAAAGCGGTGCGCAGGGTGATTAGACCCCGGTAACCTCCGCCTGAGTTGCGCGGTGAATAGTTGCCGTAACTGTGATAAGTAACCGGTGCATCATCTATGACGGTAGCCGGGCCCATGCCTTTCAGTTCTATGGCGGGACCGTAGGCCAGGATTGGTTTAATAGCTGACCCGGGCTGTCTGGGGGACATGGTGGCCCTGTTCAGTGATCTTTGGTGGGTGTGTTCCCGGCCACCCACCAGTGCCTTTACTTCACCTGTTCTGGGCTCAATTATTACCATGGCACCCTGGGGCTGCAGCACGCCACTGGAGTCCCTTTGGGAAGAAGGGAAATTGGCCTGGTTGGCCATGGCGTTTTCCGCATAGGTTTGGATCTGGGGATCCAGAGTGGTGTATACCTTTAAACCACCTTTAAATACTTTTTCCTCACCGAATTTTTCCACCAATTGCTCAGTAATATAATCCACAAAATATGGATAAGGGTATTTGTTGGCATTAGTACCACCCTGCTTTAATACCAGCTCCTCTGCTTTGGCCTGTTGATATTCTCCTTCATTGATAAAATTATATCGGTACATATCATCCAGCACCTGGTTCCGGTGGGACAGACCAAGATCGAAATTTTGATAAGGTGAATAGTTATTTGGTGATTTTATAATGCCCGCCAGCAAGGCGGCCTGAGCTATGGTCAGATCACCGGCGTCCCTGCCAAAGTATGTTTGAGCTGCGGCTTGGATGCCGTAAGCTCCCTCCCCAAAATATATCCGGTTTAAGTACATAGACAGAAT includes these proteins:
- a CDS encoding endonuclease MutS2, whose product is MDERNLRRLEFNRVKEKLAEFAASQPGRELVEELLPYNNRDEMVAALAEVTEGRELLRLDPTARLDGWNDVRPQVRRCGRGALLEPQELWHVWQTLAACRQIKHFFSERQDRYPRLNEIAQGLGTFKELEKRIAEAIAPGGEILDRATERLFSIRRRLATAQQRIKDRLNEIIRSTSYQKYLQDPIVTMREGRYVVPVKQEYRSQVPGIVHDQSASGATLFIEPMPVVEANNEVRTLLAEEKQEITRILTELSNAVGGQAEELLYALENLARLDFIMAKARYSASLDAWAPRIVPEARLDIRQGRHPLLPGKAVPISISLGEAFDMLVITGPNTGGKTVSLKTVGLLVLMAHAGLHVPAEDGTVIGMFDRVYADIGDEQSIEQSLSTFSSHTTNIVNILHGAGNKSLVLLDELGAGTDPTEGSALARAILEQLRLQGAKVVATTHYGELKSYAFASDRVENASVEFDPQTLRPTYRLLTGRPGRSNAFEIALRLGLDESVVQRARGYLTEEQVQVADLMRELEKARAQAEQDQLDAARIRREAEQYREQYLTRAEKIDQRKDEIISRAIAEARETVKKARLEAEQLVEELRAALKEESSHNREQSITNARQRLKQLQSKLQAKEPAAAPGRPGEAVTEVKPGDEVFIPKYGQHGVVLEAPGPDDQVQVQVGIIRMTIPRRELRQATTKETDRPQRTGIGQLVQQKARDISPRLDMRGMRVDEGLAEVEKYLDDACVAGLPVIQLVHGKGTGALRAAVHKLLKEHRRVKNYRLGEQGEGGSGVTVVELK
- a CDS encoding transglycosylase domain-containing protein — encoded protein: MSAKKKRKKRKLNPTRFILFILIIFFLVSAGATAGLLFVSIKDLPAFNEKNLIPANATQIFDSNEQLVTQIGSENRTQVSLSQIPLHVQEAFLAAEDHLFYEHHGIRIEAIARAAINDALHMLGAERNFQGASTITQQLVKLSFLNPERTIKRKIQEAILSFKMESRYSKEEILSMYLNRIYFGEGAYGIQAAAQTYFGRDAGDLTIAQAALLAGIIKSPNNYSPYQNFDLGLSHRNQVLDDMYRYNFINEGEYQQAKAEELVLKQGGTNANKYPYPYFVDYITEQLVEKFGEEKVFKGGLKVYTTLDPQIQTYAENAMANQANFPSSQRDSSGVLQPQGAMVIIEPRTGEVKALVGGREHTHQRSLNRATMSPRQPGSAIKPILAYGPAIELKGMGPATVIDDAPVTYHSYGNYSPRNSGGGYRGLITLRTALTHSVNIVAVKLLMDHVQISNAVNFAARMNINIDPTGPAIALGGLKHGVTPMQLAGAYAAIANNGLYIDPVSILKVEDYDGTVLFEAERTPRRAMKETTAYLLTDMMKSVVQSGTGTGAQIGRPVAGKTGTTDDGKDIWFAGYTPDLVGVVWIGYDTPVKMPHSYGGTYPAQIWREVMRQAHQGIPSHDFTRPQGLTSATVDSKSGLLPGPNTPPEHMVTDLFASGTVPSKHDNVHVLTEVCATTGLLPNQYCPERITRVMLKLPYTSSPAVADYNLRVPTKICDVHGIDSVTNPEEEVNTDVNITIPGNDAENGVDNQGHPADRRSRNNNGLYMPNNTGTDL